From Podospora bellae-mahoneyi strain CBS 112042 chromosome 3, whole genome shotgun sequence, the proteins below share one genomic window:
- the PUP2 gene encoding proteasome component pup2 (MEROPS:MER0047611; COG:O; EggNog:ENOG503NWYW), producing MFMARSEYDRGINTFSPEGRLFQVEYSLEAIKLGSTAIGISTSTGVILGVEKRVTSSLLETSSVEKIVEIDRHIGCAMSGLQADARSMVEHARVECQSHAFNYNENLRVESCTQAICDLALRFGESADGEESIMSRPFGVALLIAGYDEDGPSLYHAEPSGTFYRYDAKAIGSGSEGAQAELQNEYHKSLTIQDAETLVLKTLKQVMEEKLDSKNVQLASVTKERGFRIYTDEEMAAVVERLPAN from the exons ATGTTTATGGCAAGATCAGAATACG ATCGGGGTATCAA caccttctcccccgaAGGCCGCCTCTTCCAAGTAGAATACTCCCTCGAAGCAATCAAACTCGGCTCAACCGCCATCggcatctccacctccaccggcgTCATCCTCGGCGTCGAAAAGCGcgtcacctcctccctcctcgagaCCTCCTCCGTCGAGAAGATCGTCGAGATCGACCGCCACATCGGCTGCGCAATGTCGGGCCTCCAAGCCGACGCCCGCTCCATGGTCGAGCACGCCCGCGTAGAGTGCCAGTCCCACGCCTTCAACTACAACGAGAACCTCCGTGTCGAGTCCTGCACCCAGGCCATTTGTGATCTTGCCCTCCGCTTCGGTGAGAGCGCcgatggagaggagagcaTCATGTCCAGACCGTTTGGTGTGGCGTTGTTGATTGCGGGCTATGACGAGGACGGGCCGAGCTTGTATCATGCCGAGCCGAGCGGGACGTTTTACAGGTATGATGCCAAGGCTattgggagtgggagtgagGGGGCGCAGGCGGAGTTGCAGAATGAGTATCACAAG TCGTTGACCATCCAGGATGCGGAGACTCTGGTTCTCAAGACGTTGAAGCAGGTCATGGAGGAGAAACTCGACTCCAAGAATGTCCAGCTTGCTAGCGTCACCAAGGAGCGCGGGTTCAGAATATACacggatgaggagatggctgcggtggtggagaggctTCCTGCGAACTAG
- a CDS encoding hypothetical protein (EggNog:ENOG503NV2W; COG:S) has protein sequence MDVDTLEAQAPKSAPSPEPPSGNDPSEPPNGKGNQLPKKTTVRKRTKTGCLTCRRRRIKCDEGKPTCGNCLKSKRQCEGYNQRIVFKESMGPFPSGHLWGHPVYHQQAQEALLNAQLSEAQTKAASSQGPLAAIAPKPLSVDFSGTGTHPYSQGFAGPSNHSIAGPSLFSPQHIDPQQHHLPSPQHLEPQHHLPSPPLLTPSTAQYPDQYPSPGDGLPFSDYYGAQTQQPVSALGHVSPIHGHHGQYSHPQPHPHDQGYGHGHGHGQEIRQSVETQQLASPDTAAALSGTVSVEEGYWQSDDEASMMASDDEQGPIDPHSSHLESNDLGILVARRLDTDGDAYGVHIRSFAGHNATNVLDTYMPSSANSPLNDSQTAAIFWYFVNVTGQSMSLYERHPFDPTPMFQGQPVAKERQHIWTYTFPIMAFNHPALMQAMLALGSLQMAKLQGHPPTAAMKHYHLSLRRIAKNYQSPTRRIQPATLAATLLLGFYEVWNSDHDKWCKHMWGARAILKELPLRQMTRDILTLKRRQREQARRNHHCDELCFDSCHHEQKDDWPEPDTEFIESLTGLKRDVEKYEQIRDLYWWYCKMDIYQSFLGGTRPFMNYEAWTQCIPRGPFGKIDSIYGTFDHLMLLLGRLASFASKDLTRKRKARKYGPQPGAPGGPGGPPGSGPPGVPPGGFEGGPPGRFPGGGPPGAGPPGGFPGGPPGTFPGGPPGPGQGRGASPPPFTGLMPSSGTFDIPKGFSPPRESTPPHDSSSSAEEPEDFSTSTAKALQEWESIRAAFELFRSKLGPDFEPMGPEFAPPDMTPFGPALIYRTYSIAGIWMNYYMGLIILHRSHPSMPPIAIYAAGMAAQQTGRWANEIARIAAGLHEDTTHVSAVSTLVGAAFIESCFCLFVAGVQFQSLPQRHFTIRRLRDIARLTGWQSARQIVDGCESGWNKAASLGRGPPYHSPPELGPLFPDNIWNRPRRIDRRIREIEASEEAPDGKLVLAKTEQAHYALGLLSVERDLDELVIVEEEDEKRRRGGELEGG, from the exons ATGGACGTCGACACCCTGGAGGCACAAGCCCCAAAGTCTGCTCCTTCGCCCGAGCCTCCCTCTGGCAATGATCCCTCTGAGCCGCCCAATGGCAAGGGAAACCAGCTGCCGAAAAAGACAACAGTCAGAAAGAGAACCAAGACTGGGTGCCTCA CTTGCCGCAGACGGCGAATCAAATGCGACGAGGGCAAGCCCACCTGCGGGAACTGCCTCAAGTCCAAGAGACAATGTGAGGGATACAACCAGCGCATTGTCTTCAAGGAGTCTATGGGGCCGTTTCCTTCTGGCCACCTTTGGGGACATCCTGTGTACCATCAGCAGGCCCAGGAGGCCCTTCTGAACGCTCAGCTCTCGGAAGCACAAACCAAGGCTGCCTCGTCACAAGGACCACTTGCCGCTATTGCTCCCAAGCCGCTATCCGTTGATTTTTCTGGTACCGGGACGCACCCTTACTCTCAGGGCTTTGCGGGACCTTCCAACCATTCTATCGCTGGGCCATCCCTCTTTAGCCCGCAGCACATCGacccacaacaacatcactTGCCTAGCCCGCAGCACCTCGAGCCACAGCATCACTTGCCCAGCCCGCCGCTCTTGACTCCCAGTACTGCTCAGTATCCCGACCAGTATCCTTCACCTGGGGACGGGTTGCCCTTCTCGGACTATTATGGAGCTCAGACTCAACAGCCGGTTAGCGCTCTTGGACATGTCTCCCCCATTCATGGTCACCATGGTCAATattctcatcctcaaccccatccccatgaCCAGGGCTATGGAcatggccatggccatggccaagAGATCCGGCAGAGTGTTGAGACACAACAGTTGGCTTCGCCAGATACGGCAGCGGCACTCAGCGGCACTGTGTCTGTGGAAGAAGGATACTGGCAGTCTGACGATGAAGCTTCCATGATGGCATCAGACGATGAACAAGGGCCGATAGACCCGCACAGCAGCCATCTCGAGTCCAACGATCTCGGTATCCTCGTGGCTCGGCGTCTCGACACCGACGGTGATGCCTACGGCGTTCACATCCGATCTTTTGCCGGTCACAATGCCACCAACGTCCTCGACACGTACATGCCGTCCTCAGCCAACTCACCCCTCAACGACTCCCAAACCGCCGCCATCTTCTGGTACTTTGTCAACGTCACAGGCCAAAGCATGTCTCTCTACGAGCGCCACCCCTTTGACCCCACCCCCATGTTCCAAGGACAGCCCGTCGCCAAGGAGCGGCAACACATCTGGACCT ATACTTTCCCCATCATGGCATTCAACCACCCAGCCCTCATGCAGGCGATGCTCGCACTGGGTAGTCTGCAAATGGCCAAGCTCCAGGGCCaccccccaacagcagcgaTGAAGCACTACCACTTGAGTCTCCGACGTATCGCCAAGAACTACCAAAGCCCTACTCGACGGATCCAACCAGCCACTCTGGCAGCTACTTTGCTGCTTGGCTTCTACGAGGTGTGGAACTCGGATCATGATAAATGGTGTAAACACATGTGGGGCGCTCGCGCGATCCTGAAGGAGCTTCCCCTACGGCAAATGACGCGTGATATTCTCACTCTGAAGCGGAGACAGCGGGAACAAGCGAGGCGTAATCATCATTGTGATGAGCTTTGTTTCGACTCGTGTCATCATGAGCAAAAGGATGACTGGCCGGAGCCGGACACGGAGTTTATTGAGAGTCTGACGGGGTTGAAG AGGGATGTTGAAAAGTATGAGCAGATTAGGGATTTGTATTGGTGGTATTGCAAGATGGATATTTATCAGAGTTTTCTGGGGGGGACGAGGCCTTT CATGAATTATGAAGCGTGGACGCAGTGTATTCCTAGGGGGCCGTTTGGGAAGATTGATTCGAT TTATGGGACTTTTGACCatttgatgttgttgttgggacgGTTGGCGAGTTTTGCGTCGAAGGATTTGAcaagaaagaggaaggcgaggaagtaTGGGCCGCAGCCCGGGGCTCCAGGTGGTCCTGGCGGTCCTCCTGGTAGTGGTCCCCCGGGTGTTCCTCCTGGCGGTTTTGAGGGTGGCCCCCCAGGAAGATTCCCCGGCGGTGGTCCTCCTGGTGCCGGCCCCCCTGGAGGCTTCCCGGGTGGCCCGCCCGGAACTTTCCCCGGTGGCCCCCCGGGACCCGGCCAGGGAAGAGGTgcatctccaccccccttcaccgGCCTAATGCCCTCCTCGGGCACCTTCGACATCCCCAAAGGCTTCTCTCCACCCCGGGagtccacccctccccatgACTCTTCTTCCTCCGCGGAAGAACCAGAAGActtctccacctcgaccGCCAAAGCCCTCCAAGAATGGGAATCCATCCGCGCCGCCTTTGAGCTGTTCCGCTCCAAGCTCGGCCCCGACTTTGAGCCCATGGGTCCTGAATTTGCGCCTCCAGACATGACCCCCTTTGGCCCGGCTTTGATCTACAGGACTTACAGCATCGCGGGGATATGGATGAATTACTACATGGGGCTGATTATTTTGCACAGAAGCCACCCGTCGATGCCCCCGATTGCGATATATGCCGCCGGCATGGCGGCGCAGCAGACGGGGAGGTGGGCTAATGAGATTGCGAGGATCGCGGCGGGGTTGCATGAGGATACCACGCATGTTAGTGCTGTGAGCACGCTGGTGGGTGCGGCGTTTATAGAGAGCTGtttttgcttgtttgtgGCGGGGGTGCAG TTccaatccctcccccaacgccaCTTCAccatccgccgcctccgcgACATAGCCCGGCTAACAGGCTGGCAATCCGCTCGCCAAATCGTCGACGGCTGCGAGTCCGGCTGGAACAAAGCCGCCTCCCTAGGCCGCGGCCCACCCTACCACTCACCCCCCGAGCTCGGCCCCCTATTCCCAGACAACATCTGGAACCGTCCCCGGCGCATCGACCGCCGGATCCGCGAGATTGAAGCCTCGGAAGAAGCCCCAGACGGGAAACTCGTCCTGGCAAAAACAGAACAAGCTCACTACGCGCTTGGGCTGCTGAGCGTGGAGCGGGATTTGGATGAACTGGTaattgttgaggaggaggatgagaagaggaggagggggggggaactAGAGGGGGGGTAA
- the DDI1 gene encoding DNA damage-inducible protein 1 (MEROPS:MER0030081; COG:L; EggNog:ENOG503NWPK) — protein sequence MRITLTITNAETQADDQDLLSLDVYPEMTIETLRSSIQVETGHPSTSQHLYHNGKLINDNSKTLAELNVDDGDMMALHVRDIRGSTGIPTGQGEAGPSRQQAQAPSGAQDPETVRLQILGNPALRREVENSSPQWAGALDDPVRFAQIFNSQYDVERRERAERHRMIARLNEDPFDVEAQRKIEEMIRQERVMENLQNAIEHNPEVFGYVHMLYLDVEVNGHKVKALVDSGAQATIMSPSCAEACGIMRLVDRRFAGIAKGVGTANILGRVHSAQIKIGPLFLPCSFTVMEGKTVELLLGLDMLKRYQACIDLAKNALVIQGEVVPFLGEADIPRDVEEQVQKEPTAPGPAGTTIGQRTGAVTAPGAPAPGSPAPRAEAPPAAPAAAPVQPSRPQPQQQQPPPPPQQQQQQTSRFPREHIEQLKALGASEQQAIQALEATGGNVEYAASLIFEA from the exons AT GCGCATCACGCTCACAATCACAAACGCCGAAACCCAGGCGGACGACCAGGACCTCCTGTCTCTGGATGTCTACCCGGAGATGACCATTGAGACCCTCCGAAGCTCGATCCAAGTCGAAACCggccacccctccacctcccaacaCCTGTACCATAatggcaagctcatcaaCGACAATTCCAAGACACTGGCCGAATTGAACGTCGACGATGGCGACATGATGGCCCTCCACGTTCGCGACATTCGTGGTAGCACCGGAATCCCAACAGGACAGGGGGAAGCAGGACCGTCTCGTCAGCAAGCGCAGGCGCCCTCAGGAGCACAGGACCCCGAGACCGTCCGTCTTCAGATTCTGGGCAACCCAGCTCTTCGGCGAGAGGTGGAGAACTCATCACCACAGTGGGCTGGTGCGCTGGACGATCCGGTCAGGTTCGCCCAAATCTTCAACAGCCAGTATGATGTTGAGAGGCGGGAGCGGGCTGAGCGCCACCGGATGATTGCGAGGCTGAATGAGGATCCGTTTGATGTGGAAGCTCAAAGGAAGATCGAAGAGATGATCCGGCAAGAGCGTGTCATGGAGAACCTTCAAAATGCCATTGAGCATAACCCCGAGG TTTTCGGTTATGTGCATATGCTGTACCTCGACGTCGAGGTCAACGGGCACAAGGTCAAGGCTCTTGTTGACTCTGGCGCTCAGGCCACTATCATGAGCCCGAGTTGTGCTGAAGCCTGCGGTATCATGAGGCTGGTTGACAGGCGGTTTGCTGGTATCGCTAAGGGTGTCGGGACAGCCAACATTCTCGGCCGTGTCCACTCGGCCCAAATAAAGATTGGccctctctttcttcccTGCAGCTTCACAGTCATGGAGGGTAAGACGGTGGAGCTCCTGCTCGGCTTGGACATGTTGAAGCGTTATCAGGCTTGCATCGACCTTGCCAAGAACGCGCTGGTCATCCagggggaggttgtgccTTTCTTGGGAGAGGCTGACATCCCGAGGGATGTTGAGGAGCAAGTACAAAAAGAGCCAACTGCTCCCGGTCCCGCCGGTACTACGATCGGCCAACGGACCGGAGCTGTCACTGCCCCAGGTGCTCCGGCTCCTGGTTCACCAGCCCCTCGGGCTGAGGCACCGCCTGCTGCTCCCGCCGCAGCGCCCGTTCAACCCTCGCGGCctcagccacagcagcaacagccaccaccaccaccacaacaacagcagcagcaaacttCGCGATTCCCCCGGGAGCATATCGAGCAGCTCAAGGCTCTGGGGGCCTCGGAGCAGCAGGCTATTCAGGCCTTGGAGGCTACTGGTGGTAATGTTGAGTATGCTGCCAGCTTGATTTTCGAGGCTTAA
- the RRP8 gene encoding 25S rRNA (adenine645-N1)-methyltransferase (COG:A; BUSCO:EOG09263YBT; EggNog:ENOG503NYW7): MFPVKGLSISAEKLKIETENGAVPVNAAPAPASKPARKRKRPNQQNVTADNFADLWDQVIEHKEAPKPGTKPRSKQEAKRQKTDHQPAPKHTAQAEEKSEDNTPKKAKKQKQKKKSVAPSENAEGDFNGFDDEEDKTPKPTPAASQDTATGTKNKTDKKQQPPKVDNDVQTRATAPPPKPAAPTPAPGPKLTPLQASMREKLISARFRHLNETLYTRPSKESFSLFSTSPEMFSEYHEGFRRQVEVWPENPVDIYISDIKTRAPLRQPPKSHPALPTAIPLPRDFSTKICTIADLGCGDAKLAATLQPLLKKSKLQIHSFDLQTGGNPLVTKADIANLPLEPGTVDVVVFCLALMGTNWTDFIEEAYRILRWKGELWVAEIKSRFSSPGGSGTTQPAKVVSHSVGNRRKNNKPNAKQLAEEEAADLAELAEHVDGEVPPVQKSSSTDISAFVAALQGRGFLLNRDMGEHAVDMSNKMFVRMSFVKAAPALVGKCSDPKALEREARFKEQREVEKKLGPNASRLGKDRGFGALGGFKDRKKEKETRAEVVENRKKFVGTGREQREEEERKRREMAILKPCVYKLR, translated from the exons ATGTTTCCCGTCAAAGGACTGAGTATctcggccgagaagctcaagatcGAGACCGAGAACGGTGCCGTTCCGGTGAATGCCGCTCCCGCCCCGGCCTCGAAACCTGCAAGGAAGCGCAAAAGACCAAACCAGCAGAATGTGACGGCCGACAACTTTGCTGATCTCTGGGACCAAGTCATCGAGCACAAGGAGGCTCCCAAGCCAGGGACCAAGCCGCGGAGCAAGCAGGAGGCAAAGCGCCAGAAGACAGACCATCAGCCCGCCCCCAAGCATACCGCCCAAGCTGAAGAGAAGAGCGAGGACAACACccccaagaaggccaagaagcagaagcaaaagaagaagtctGTAGCCCCATCTGAGAACGCCGAGGGTGACTTCAATGGcttcgacgacgaggaagacaagACCCCAAAGCCCACacccgccgcctcccaag ACACCGCCACCGGCACGAAGAACAAGACAGACAAGaagcaacaaccccccaaggTCGACAACGATGTCCAAACCAGAgccacagcaccaccaccaaaaccagctgccccaacccccgccccaGGCCCCAaactcacccccctccaagcctCCATGCGCGAAAAGCTCATCTCGGCCCGCTTCCGCCACCTAAACGAAACCCTCTACACCCGTCCCTCCAAAGAAtccttttccctcttttccacctcccccgaaaTGTTTTCCGAATACCACGAAGGCTTCCGCCGCCAAGTCGAAGTCTGGCCCGAAAACCCAGTCGACATTTACATCTCCGACATCAAGACCCGCgcccccctccgccaaccacccaaatcccaccccgccctcccaaccgccatccccctcccGAGGGACTTTTCCACCAAAATCTGCACCATCGCCGACCTAGGCTGCGGCGACGCGAAGCTAGCCGCCACCCTCCAACCGCTCCTCAAAAAGTCGAAGCTCCAGATCCACAGCTTTGACCTCCAAACGGGGGGCAACCCCCTGGTCACCAAAGCCGACATTGCCAACCTCCCGCTTGAGCCCGGGACGGTGGACGTGGTGGTTTTTTGCCTCGCGCTGATGGGGACGAACTGGACTGATTTCATCGAGGAGGCGTATCGGATTCTTCGTTGGAAAGGGGAGCTCTGGGTGGCGGAGATTAAATCCAGGTTTTCCAGCCCTGGCGGGTCAGGGACGACGCAGCCGGCAAAGGTTGTATCACACTCCGTGGGAAACAGGAGGAAGAACAACAAGCCGAATGCTAAGCAGcttgctgaagaggaggcggCTGATTTGGCCGAGTTGGCGGAGCATGTCGATGGGGAGGTGCCCCCCGTTCAGAAATCGAGCAGCACGGATATTTCGGCTTTTGTGGCTGCGCtgcaggggagggggtttttgCTGAATAGGGATATGGGGGAACATGCGGTTGATATGAGCAATAAGATGTTTGTTAGGATGAGCTTTGTCAAGGCTGCGCCTGCGCTGGTGGGGAAGTGCTCTGACCCCAAGGCGCTGGAACGGGAGGCGCGGTTCaaggagcagagggaggtggagaagaagctggggcCGAATGCGAGTCGGTTGGGGAAGGATAGGGGGTTTGGGGCGTTGGGTGGATTCAAGGAtaggaagaaggagaaggagacgagggcggaggtggtggagaataGGAAGAAGTTtgtggggacggggagggagcagagggaggaggaggagaggaagaggagggagatggcgattTTGAAGCCTTGTGTTTACAAGTTGAGGTAG
- the alp4 gene encoding gamma tubulin complex Spc97/GCP2 subunit Alp4 (COG:Z; EggNog:ENOG503NWIP), with protein MYPGTLTPALPCRCKPALVPIRDSKEPARESIYVHCRVLGAGKLPRLGIGRAEVITILSPHICRPEVVVQHHFVIITAQQPNAGTGSRKRRTNTMSSGTTRPPTFQDKRSRPDQVSFSQSHSQHQHSNAESRKRSTSVNPRPTSRHVEERRTEKVQVTTRETLMTRTRSPDRREGAKQRAAEPRSRDMRQDAPLQEKKKRKTRPPWEPEATLLPHTTAPLASRISIPPLASTAPQTLQPKPFHDLSLEAQEAVIIEDLLFVFMGYEGQYIRFGKGYNPNEERDRLSGPTWRILPGLDPSLQDLTQSMLRMAAHYTALETFVDVQSREEFGSVNHALCASIRKLLQEYLVMVAQLETQFLTDDSFTLHVLNIHVLPTSHMMHQVYGLAHELLKRNALLDDESDESSDGGDDYDHILEQLREGGELVPGNMTGKKITKGGVVLGLITKRLESMSGDPAARALLTTLLRDASKPYMAMLNEWLHHGGINDPHSEFLIKEQRSIRRERLEQDYTDEYWERRYTIRDHDVPPQLEGVKDKVLLAGKYLNVVRECGGVDVSLQVKHVPTSFDDNRFLDNVNNAYAHANESLMQLLLTTHQLPARLRSLKHYFFLDPSDYFSYFLELGASELRKPVKSVNTGKLQSLLDLVLRQPGSIVALDPFKEDVKVEMNEINLTKSLHRVVNITGIEQGEALQPLTSNQPVESDKAANGFTSLQIDYSVPFPVSLVVSRKTVWRYQALFRYLLSLRYLESQLSTTWQTHTSGFVWCHRSSSRVLEIWKRRVWTLRARMLVFVQQLLYFCTAEVIEPNWQALMARVREREKPPQQEQQQQAGAGEQNGTTLPTPTTSPNLHHYPLKSTHIRPGLTRTVDELMQDHVDFLDTCLKECMLTNSKLLRIHSKLTQTCTIFATYTNWLSRELEKTDPDLSGHHRPPNMSEEQWRVFQSVRSQKPTDASFMEGQQQQQQQGEDKMASLFDLIRKWEDNFSKHLQILLDALNHYAATETVVLLSLCARLSTANAGSGYTGRGEYGQGQVDGVGVQNGGGGMEGGDVRMGGV; from the exons ATGTACCCAGGTACCTTGACCCCAGCCTTGCCCTGCCGCTGTAAACCCGCGCTAGTCCCGATTCGGGACAGCAAAGAGCCGGCGCGTGAATCCATCTATGTCCATTGTCGCGTTTTGGGGGCTGGAAAGCTCCCGCGACTTGGCATTGGCAGGGCAGAGGTAATCACTATCTTATCACCACATATCTGCCGCCCAGAGGTTGTTGTTCAACATCATTTTGTGATCATCACTGCCCAGCAGCCCAATGCCGGCACCGGCAGCCGTAAGAGGAGGACGAACACAATGTCGTCGGGCACCACCAGGCCGCCGACATTCCAAGACAAGAGAAGCAGACCAGACCAAGTGAGCTTTTCCCAGAGCCAcagccaacaccagcacAGCAATGCCGAGTCGAGGAAACGGTCCACCTCGGTCAACCCCCGCCCCACGAGCAGACATGTCGAGGAGCGCCGCACCGAAAAGGTGCAGGTGACGACGCGGGAGACGCTGATGACACGGACGAGGAGCCCCGATCGCCGCGAGGGAGCAAAGCAGCGTGCTGCTGAACCAAGGTCTCGGGATATGCGACAGGATGCGCCACTCCAAG aaaagaaaaaaagaaaaacccgCCCCCCATGGGAACCAGAAGCGACCCTCCTCCCGCACACAACAGCCCCCTTAGCATCCCGCATATCAATTCCACCcctcgcctccaccgccccccagACCCTCCAACCGAAACCCTTCCATGACCTCTCCCTCGAAGCCCAAGAGGCGGTCATCATCGAGGACCTCCTATTCGTCTTTATGGGCTACGAAGGCCAATACATCCGTTTCGGCAAAGGCTACAATCCCAATGAGGAACGAGACAGGCTGTCCGGTCCAACATGGCGCATCCTCCCCGGCCTCGACCCCTCCTTGCAAGACCTCACCCAGTCCATGCTGCGCATGGCTGCTCATTACACCGCTCTTGAGACGTTTGTCGACGTACAATCCCGCGAAGAATTCGGCTCCGTCAACCACGCCCTTTGCGCGTCAATACGGAAGCTGCTGCAGGAGTATTTGGTCATGGTTGCGCAGTTGGAGACGCAGTTCTTGACGGATGACTCGTTCACGTTGCATGTGTTGAATATTCATGTGCTGCCCACGAGCCATATGATGCATCAGGTTTATGGGCTGGCGCATGAGCTATTGAAGAGGAATGCGCTGCTGGATGATGAGTCGGATGAGAGTAGTGACGGCGGAGATGATTATGATCATATTTTGGAGCAGCTacgagaagggggggagcTGGTGCCGGGGAACATGACCGGCAAGAAGATTACcaagggaggggtggtgctggggttgaTCACCAAGAGGTTGGAGTCTATGTCTGGTGATCCGGCGGCCAGGGCGTTGTTGACGACGCTGCTGAGGGATGCGAGCAAGCCGTACATGGCTATGCTGAACGAGTGGCTGCACCATGGGGGGATTAATGACCCGCATTCGGAGTTTTTGATCAAGGAGCAGAGGAGTAtcaggagggagaggctggagCAGGATTATACTGATGAGtattgggagaggaggtacACGATCCGAGACCACGATGTGCCGCCGCAGCTGGAGGGggtcaaggacaaggtgTTGCTTGCGGGGAAATATCTGAATGTAGTCAGGGAATGCGGCGGCGTCGATGTCAGCCTGCAGGTTAAGCACGTGCCGACTTCCTTTGACGACAATCGGTTTCTGGACAATGTCAACAATGCCTATGCGCATGCGAATGAGTCGCTGATGCAGTTGCTGTTGACGACGCATCAGCTGCCGGCACGGTTGCGGTCGCTGAAGCATTACTTCTTTCTGGATCCGTCGGATTACTTTTCTTACTTTCTCGAGCTCGGGGCTAGTGAGCTGAGGAAGCCGGTCAAGTCGGTGAACACGGGGAAGTTGCAGTCGCTGTTGGATCTGGTGCTGAGGCAGCCGGGGAGCATTGTTGCGCTTGATCCGTTCAAGGAGGATGTCAAGGTGGAGATGAACGAGATCAACCTGACCAAGAGCCTTCATCGGGTGGTGAATATCACGGGGATAGAGCAGGGGGAGGCGCTGCAGCCTCTGACGAGCAACCAACCGGTGGAGAGCGACAAGGCGGCGAATGGGTTTACGTCGTTGCAGATTGATTATTCGGTGCCGTTTCCTGTGTCATTGGTGGTGAGCAGGAAAACGGTGTGGCGGTATCAGGCTCTTTTCAGGTATCTGCTGTCGTTGCGATATCTGGAGTCGCAGTTGTCGACGACGTGGCAGACGCACACGAGCGGGTTTGTGTGGTGTCATcggtcgtcgtcgagggtgttggagatttggaagaggagggtgtggacGTTACGAGCGAggatgttggtgtttgtgcAACAGCTGTTGTATTTCTGTACGGCCGAGGTCATTGAGCCGAACTGGCAGGCTttgatggcgagggtgagggagagggagaagccgcctcagcaggagcagcagcagcaagcggGAGCTGGGGAGCAAAACGGCACAACactcccaacaccaaccacatccccaaacctccaccactacCCACTAAAGTCGACACATATCCGCCCGGGGTTGACGAGGACAGTGGATGAGCTGATGCAGGATCATGTCGATTTCTTGGATACGTGTCTGAAGGAGTGTATGCTGACGAACTCCAAACTCTTGCGT ATCCACTCCAAACTAACCCAAACCTGCACCATCTTTGCAACCTACACAAACTGGCTATCCCGCGAGCTGGAAAAGACGGACCCCGACCTCTCGGGACATCACAGACCGCCCAACATGTCGGAGGAGCAGTGGCGGGTTTTCCAGTCTGTCCGCTCCCAAAAACCTACCGATGCCTCCTTCATGGAgggtcagcagcagcagcagcagcaaggagAGGACAAGATGGCGAGCTTGTTTGACTTGATCAGGAAATGGGAGGACAATTTCAGCAAGCACCTGCAGATTTTGCTGGACGCGCTGAACCACTACGCGGCTACTGAGACGGTGGTGCTTTTGAGTTTGTGCGCGAGGTTGAGCACGGCCAATGCGGGGAGCGGCTATACCGGACGGGGGGAGTATGGGCAGGGTcaggtggatggggtgggggtgcagaatggtggtggtgggatggaagggggggatgtgaggatggggggtgTATAa